The uncultured Pseudodesulfovibrio sp. genome contains the following window.
CCCATTTAGTCGAGCTCCAATTGGTCGGCCACGGCCTGGATGAGCCGAGCCTTGGCTTCGGCCAGGGGCGCGCTGATGGAACCGCCCGCCGCGTTCTTGTGTCCGCCGCCGCCGAACGTCGCGGCCACCTGCTGGACGTTGTCGTCCCCGAACGAGCGCAGGCTGAACTTGTAGAAATCAGGTCCTTCCTCGCGCAGGATGGCGGCCACGCGCACGGTCTTGAGCTTGCGCAGAAAATTGATCAGGTTCTCCGTATCCGCATTGGAGGTGCCGGTGCTGGCGAACATTTCCTTGGTGATGACCGTGGCGCAGACCTGCTTGTCCAGGAACAGTTCCATGGCCCCCATGGCCTCTGTCCACAGCTGCATGCGGTTTTCGGACCACTGCTTGGTGATGCGCTCGTTCATCAGAGCGATGTCCAGGCCGCCGCGGAGCATGGTGGCTGCCAACTCCAGGGACTCGGGCGTAGTGTTGCCGTAGGTGAAGAAGCCGGTGTCCGTAGCCACCGCCAGGTACACGCATTCGGCCAGGGGACCGGTCAGCGGTACGTCGAGCGCTTCGGCGAGCAGGGCGACCATATTACCGACAGCGGGCTGGGACGGGTCCACCCAGTTGACCACACCGAACTCGTCGTTGCCAAGGTGGTGGTCTATGTTGATGAAATTCGTTTCGTCAGAACGGGCGG
Protein-coding sequences here:
- a CDS encoding bifunctional oligoribonuclease/PAP phosphatase NrnA, whose translation is MENPIQRISEIIRDHDEFLVASHYSPDGDAIGSICALGHILAALGKRVSLYNPSGLPKRYAFIDTPVPVSHELPETMPDWTFVLDCGSGERKGEALTARSDETNFINIDHHLGNDEFGVVNWVDPSQPAVGNMVALLAEALDVPLTGPLAECVYLAVATDTGFFTYGNTTPESLELAATMLRGGLDIALMNERITKQWSENRMQLWTEAMGAMELFLDKQVCATVITKEMFASTGTSNADTENLINFLRKLKTVRVAAILREEGPDFYKFSLRSFGDDNVQQVAATFGGGGHKNAAGGSISAPLAEAKARLIQAVADQLELD